The sequence TCTCGGTCCGTCTCGCCGTCGTCTTCCTCCCCTCCTGACTCTCCACCTTTGCCACAAGTGGTAGTCAGCCCTTGTGCTGCCTGCAAAATCTTGCGGAGGAGGTGCGCCGAGAAATGTGTGTTGGCTCCTTATTTTCCTCCGAATGATCCCATCAAGTTCACTACTGCTCATCGCGTCTTTGGTGCCAGCAATATTATCAAGTTCTTGCAGGTATACTTCTAGCAAAGTCACTTATTGGCTTCATTAATTCTGCATATTAGGCTGAACAATAAGAATCGTCGTTAATTCTATTCGATCAGTTACATAGCAAGAAAATCAGTATTAGTGATGAACATCGTACCTAATTTATTTGGCATTTAAGTCTCACTTAGCTTTGCAATTCAAATGACTGGCATGATTTAACTCGCGAGATAAGTGGTGAAGTCGGTAATTTAATTGCAGTTTTCTTTTGGTGAATATAATTGAACATGTTATAGGATTAATAAATTGTGCGACATTCGTCCTATTTTTAGTGTCATTAATTTCACTTACTATAAGTCattatctttatattttggttACCGAATTTAATATAAAAAGATTTCACCCTATCCACGTATAAACGTTAAATTCATTGATAATATATATCTTACGGAAAATATCAACGAACACTAGATTTTCTGCAGAACATGACATGTAAACAAGTAATTATTGTCtgtctttggtttggttttacttATACATTATGAAATCCTCCTTGGGATTATACTTCATCTATTAGCAGTACATGGGTAAAACCAAGTTCTTTGTTCAAGAAGTAGGAAAATAAAGGAAGACCAATTTTTTGGtacaatttaatattttaatgcaACTTCTACTTCTAGATGCAATTTGAAAAGTAAGAGTCCTGgactaaaaaattattattgaaataCCAATATTGTCCATTAGGAAAGTccaattaattttcaagcttatatGCTTTTTAAATGCTTTGGATACTATATTTGGTAGTTAAACCAATGTAATGCTTTTTCCTCGTTGGTACTATTCTTTGCCATGTGGCTGcagtttcaattttattttttctgtctATTGACTTCCCCTAAtttgttttgaagaaaatattgtggTTTATTGGTACCAACTACCTATGGCTTGCTGTGTCAAAGTAATCAAATCCATCTTTTCTCTCTTACACACATAATTCCACCTGTTAGTTTTGACAAATTTGAATAATTTCAACAATTACTCTAGAATCATGAGGATCTACTCTTATATATCGTTGTAAATATTTTCTTACACAATTGGTGCAATCTAACATGTGAGAAGGTGATTTGCCTAATTTTCCAAGTCATTGATTTCACTAATAATGTTAGTTGCCTTTATTTCCTTCAATAAAGTGACCTAATAATTGTTTATCAGACTCTTCCAAAATAATATAGCACTCGTGTCGGACAGGTATACTTCATTCAGAAGATTCAACACACTCGTTTAACATTTTCAAAAAGTTCAGAGCAAAAATCTGATAGCATAAAAGAAATTATATTGTTAATTTATAGAAGTTAAACGCAACAACTAAACGTAACCATACCTTATTTGGTTAATTTTGTGTAGGAACTACCGGAATTTCAAAGAGCAGATGCTGTTAGCAGTATGGTGTATGAAGCCAATGCTAGGCTGAGGGATCCTGTCTATGGTTGTGCAGGAGCAATTTGTCAACTACAAAAGCAAGTGAATGAGCTCCAAGTACAATTGGCAAAGGCACAAGCCGAGATTGTCAACATGCAACACGAACAAGCTAACTTTATGACCCTTATTTGCATGGAAATGGCACAATCTCCACAAACATCACCACAACAATCATTGGAGAATTTCACTAATATTCCACAACATGGAAGCTCACAAAGCGACGTGAGCTTCCTAGATGAGAGTAATTTTGGATCAATATGGGAGACTCTTTGGGCATGATTAATGGAACATGTTCATCTAATTAACTCCTAGAGGATTTTCACCAAGTTAATGTTATGGGGAACAGTAAAAACTTTTACCCAAATAAAATTGACGCAGCAACTTATAATTTTAgtggaagaaaaattaaaatgtaatatAGTATGAACCAAATCTTGAAAAAGATTTGaatctcaaatatttttcatgatttttctaATGGTTTTTTGATAAAGCAAATGAAGTTGACGGGCCTCGTTCCCGCCATATAGTTTATTTTTCTTCTGCTGGTCTATTCATCATACACAAGATAATATTGAATATAAGTCAAATTTTTGGTCACCTGATAATTTTATTATGGACCATAAATTAATTTGATGTTCTAATGTAATACTTATCCGCATTAGatatttatatcaaatcatacgaATTTACAATGGCTAAGTAACTTAATGTTGTGAATATGTATATCAATTTAACCATGGCTAAGTATTAAACAGCACATAAAAACATGTcatctatttattaattttgatgtaaATATCAAGTATGAATAAGTTTCTTACCTAGTGACGACTAAGAATTGTGATGGAAGGTTGGGATCCTAATTCGATCGTTAAAGTCTCAACATATCATGTTGAAACTTTGAAAATATCAACTTTTTAATAGTCAACACTTTATCGCATAGTGATTCTATTCAGCACAAATTTGAATCAGCCAAGCTAGGAGATTCAGTCCAATATGATAAAAAGTAAGATGTTCCCGTGTGAATTCCCTTTCAAATGAAACCTTGACCCTCTAGTCTTTGCTCCTCAATTCCTTCTTTTAAACTGATGATTCCTTTCTACACGAGATATGCTCACTCCGGTCTCAGCaattaaccaattttttttttctttttccaaattgGGGGTAGGGGAAGGGGAATAAAGGAGGGGATTACAATGTGGGGAGtcgaaccctcaccaacaaggtgaaagttcagacaactaaccaactaagctactaagattccccTACCAGCAATTAACCAACATTTTCTTGACAAGAACGATCCGTTCCGTGCACATTCGTTCTAATTTCTTATTATGGAACTTATTTTTCTTGGTCTTAATTTCTAAAGGACTTATCAAGGATTATAATTTCTTTTCTCAAGTTCCCTTAGGCCAccattttttttgtgaatttcttGTTTCATTGTCAATAGATTATTAAAGGtcaaaaaagtaattaaaatgATTGATATCTAATTTTTATGACTTCTCAACAATGGGAAACCTCCTAAGGAAAATATGTCACCTTCTACTTTCAAACACAGAATATTAAAGACTCTGTcaacctaattattattagtaAAAATTGTTTAAAACGTCTTCAGCTTGAACTTTCTTGACAAATATATTTGTACAAGTTTTGTATGTGTATGTAGTTAACTAACagtaaatgaatataaaaataaataaattgttatgtgtatgttatattattaagtaaaaaatttgaaagatcaacattaattttaacataaaaaatgtACATAAAAAAGAACATAATAATTCACCATACATGTTCTAAtgtcttttttaattattatagacatatgaaatatattaaaatatactttaatcttATAGTTTTAAATATGCTATGTGAAAATtgagaaatagaatattttttttttaaaaaaagagatattGAAacgaactaaaaataaaaaataaaataaacaactgaGAATCGTGTATCTCTCCTATagagtatgtgtgtatatggGATGACATTGTTTTGTGtgtaatttttgttttgtgtgtaattttttttacatcaaTCACTAATTGAGCCAACAAGTACTCTTTCGTTTGAGAGCTTTTTAGGTTTCATGCCTTATAGAGTTTTAAAATAGTGCTCCTTTTAATTAAGACTAATTAAATGAATATTTATGTTCTGTTTGTTTATCGGATAGGAAGAATAAGGCCAAACGTGAAGTGACTAGAGAGCAATAATAACCGGCAGGTCACTTATTCAAATAGCTCATTTACAAAATTATGCTTCAAATGCCAtataatttacaaatataaaCATAAATCATGCAAGCACTTAGTAAGAAAATTTCATGCATATAATTAAAGACTTACAATTGGTCAGCACACATGAATTTATTGTTTCATCTACTCCTATTTTTTCACATATATATCTTTGATATTTTCTCCAGGCTCACCCAACAAAGACATAGTTCTTGATTATAATATAAGTTACTGTTACTTTATTGTATTACGCTTCTATTTCTTGACAACCTTAGAattgaacaataatactaaatcTCTAATATGAAACTTTTTAATGTGAATTCAGATTCAGTCGAGCTCCaatgtatatatagatatttacattaaaataagaaaaattctcAAGTTTACCTCaaatcaaaaatagcaattctCAAAATTATTGATGGCCTCTTTATACCTACAACCAgtgttgaaaaaaatttaatgataagccaaacaactaataaataaaaatcaaatctcctAAAAATCTAATTCCACGAATAATCTTCAGAACATAGTGCACGTAATTTTTTAATCATAAAGCATAGATAAAAGAAACTTTAACTAATAAGATACCGGATTATTATGTATTCAGAATGACCTATCAATTTTTCATAATGAAATGCGACAACCTAAATAAtttgtctaaaattataaataagtcaatttcaTTACTAATTATTATGAATTTAGAATAACCAATCAATTTCTTATGACAAAATGCGATAATCCAAATAATCTgtccaaaattataaataattcaattcCAAACCACTAAttgtatataaaatattataaacaaaactaacaaagaaatttctcaatctgcaattatttatcaaaaatacattatttattaatgtaaacttcataatcaatttaaaattttagaaaacatatttCTGGACAAACTCACTTCAAGAACCTGCAATTTTGATAAAGCATATGGGATATATTTATTGTGGAAAACATAAGAGAAAGTATTAAGATAAACATTGAAAtctactataaaagaaaaaattttaaagaaagaaaatctaaaaatagaagCAACACTGATAAAATTTATGAATGAGATTGTGCAATAATAATATATAGAAGACTCTAAaccaaaaagaaatttaaaaagtaaatgtTGTCTAAACCAAaaggtaattaaaaaaaaagtaaatattatagaattCCAACACCTAAAAGAAagctaaaacatgaaaaaatttaaaggaaaaagacAAGTAGACTCCTAGCTACTTATAAAGGAAAAACATTAggtaaatcacataaaaaaagttcaaaatgactaaaacaaaaacaaaagccTATTTTTACGAAGAAGTGGCAtctctaaatataaaaaattggcatggacaaaaataatttaagaaaacaaccaaaaactatattactaataaaaaGAGAATCTGAATCTCTATTTTGGATTACCTgactttcaaaaaatttaataatcaaaatttaatatatttattttattag comes from Capsicum annuum cultivar UCD-10X-F1 unplaced genomic scaffold, UCD10Xv1.1 ctg2447, whole genome shotgun sequence and encodes:
- the LOC107875072 gene encoding LOB domain-containing protein 1, with the protein product MEHSTDTTTATTITPSPYSSRSVSPSSSSPPDSPPLPQVVVSPCAACKILRRRCAEKCVLAPYFPPNDPIKFTTAHRVFGASNIIKFLQELPEFQRADAVSSMVYEANARLRDPVYGCAGAICQLQKQVNELQVQLAKAQAEIVNMQHEQANFMTLICMEMAQSPQTSPQQSLENFTNIPQHGSSQSDVSFLDESNFGSIWETLWA